The region AAGCGACCGGTCGAGGCGTCGGATCACTCACGGTAAAAACGGCCAAACGGTTGGGCATGAAACCCGAACAGTCCCGAGTGGCGATCCAAGGTTTCGGAAATGTCGGTTCACACGCGGCGAAATTCCTCGCCGAATCACAGTTTCCGATCGTTGCCGTGAGCGATATATCCGGAACCTATTACTGCGAAAAAGGCTTGGACATCGGATCTGTGTTCCACCACAAGTTGGAACATCCCCAGGGTTTGTTGGAAGGTTATGACCGTTGCGACGTCCTACCGATCAATGCCCTACTTACACTCAAAGACGTCGATATTTTGATCCCCGCCGCACTCGGCGGAGTGATCACCGAAGAAAACGCCCACCAGATTTCAGCTAAGGCGATCATCGAAGCCGCAAATGGCCCGATCGATCCCGACGCAGATGTGATCCTTAACGACCGTGGTATCACGATCTTGCCGGACATTTTGGCCAACGCCGGAGGCGTCACGGTGAGTTATTTTGAATGGGTACAAAACCGGCAGCACTACCGCTGGAGCCTTGATCGAGTTCGCCAGGAACTGGATCGAACCCTTTCAGATGCCTTCGAAAACGTTTGGCAAACCGCCCACGAACGTGAAATCTCCTTACGGGACGCGGCGTTCATGATCGGCATTTCGCGGGTTCGCCGAGCGAGCGAACTGGCTGGGCGATAGCTTCCACCATGATCAGCCGCAGAGCGTTAGCTCGCGGTTACCGATGCTGTATGAACCGCACGCTATCGCGTGGCGGCTGATGGGTTGGCAACGACCGTTGTTGGATCGATCACGCGATGATCGCGACGGTTTTAACCTTCACCGTGGCGAACCGATTCACGTGCGACCAAACCAACCTGCACTAAATCTCGCCGAAAATGATCCCCGGGTCGACGGGTTGGTAGGTCCTGGCGACATGGCGATAGGACATGACGAATCCAATGATCGCCAAAATTGCCAAGATGTTTAACAGACAAAAGAAAAAGAGCTCGCGACGCCGACGACGAGAGTGCCAGCGCTGACGCCGAGCTGCGCGCGACGAGGCCCGTGGCTCGGGCTCTCGATTGCGTTGGATCAAGTCAGCTGAGTTCGACATTCGTACCGAAAAAAGGAGGTGGGACTACGCCCGTGCATCGTCAAGACACAGTTATTGGGGAAAGGCGCGGTTCATAGACCTGCCACCAAACTAATCGCGAAAGCCGTCGCTTGAACCCGTCCGAAAATACGGATTCTTTCTTTTTTACTCCCCGCCCTACCATTCGGATGAGCTAGTCACCTCCGAACCTAGGGGGGATGACATCGTTCTGATGGCGATTGCAACCAAAGGACGATTGATCGGTGAATGACCAATTCTCCAGAATCTCAGTTCTGTAATGTCTCTACATACTCCGACCAAATCGCTTTAGCAGAATGGCCGGTCCATCGATCCCACAGATCGGGGGTATAGGTTCCCTCCCGCATTGCTGCGTTGAACTTTCGAATCAACTCAGGATCATGCTGTCGGACGGCATAGTCCAGAAACGCGGCCGTCGTACGGTAGCTGTCGTCGTAGTTGGATCGCTTCGGGTCAACTCGCGGCCGATTCTTGGCTGGTTCGTATAGGAACCAGCGAATGTAGTCGGCGACGCCTTCGACCATCCAGCTCGGGTTGCGCTGGCGACCTCGTCGGTTTCGGTATTGTTGGACGACATGGACAAGCTCGTGCACGATCGAACCGAGAGCTTCGCCTTGGAGTTGTCGCCGATACCACGGACCTGCCGCCGTAATTTGAGTC is a window of Roseiconus lacunae DNA encoding:
- a CDS encoding basic secretory protein-like protein; this encodes MRRNCLMRFFLIWMLTGSALFTLRAQEATTVPQAQQLERIDTLEIDDRYTIQFDTTETPDLRPWVRKELMPVCRQWYPKIIEMLPSEGFNAPTEVKVTFKADMDGVAYASGTQITAAGPWYRRQLQGEALGSIVHELVHVVQQYRNRRGRQRNPSWMVEGVADYIRWFLYEPAKNRPRVDPKRSNYDDSYRTTAAFLDYAVRQHDPELIRKFNAAMREGTYTPDLWDRWTGHSAKAIWSEYVETLQN
- a CDS encoding Glu/Leu/Phe/Val family dehydrogenase, whose protein sequence is MKAFDATRRFFHRAADHLDLDMGVRESMLMPQREVQVQVTIERDDGSLANFVGFRVQHDKSRGPMKGGLRYHHEVDLDETRSLASLMTWKTAVVNLPYGGAKGGIGVDPRSLSLREKERLTRTFVDQIHDIIGPDTDIPAPDMGTDFRVMAWFRNQWEKYHGFNPAVITGKPVEEYGAKGREEATGRGVGSLTVKTAKRLGMKPEQSRVAIQGFGNVGSHAAKFLAESQFPIVAVSDISGTYYCEKGLDIGSVFHHKLEHPQGLLEGYDRCDVLPINALLTLKDVDILIPAALGGVITEENAHQISAKAIIEAANGPIDPDADVILNDRGITILPDILANAGGVTVSYFEWVQNRQHYRWSLDRVRQELDRTLSDAFENVWQTAHEREISLRDAAFMIGISRVRRASELAGR